In one Lachnospiraceae bacterium GAM79 genomic region, the following are encoded:
- a CDS encoding glycoside hydrolase family 9 protein, which translates to MSRQRDKWVTRVIAWMLSFAMTVSLVVIPSDRTEAAEETIALSYSTGQVTASGNVDNQVSLDLGNGGYSDLSELKSAGLTKLRVSFEVSSASGTGNVGGQAFVNAKGTWKGEWVNVNAGSGTQTVELDLTQFYSKSGQLYNFGFQFENVTSITYKITEAVLVKSGSSSGSESGGDSGSSDFGTERDYSSGVTATVANQGSPSTDWSGFEMTINNNTGVSICDWIVVLQVPSGTASAFKCWNATFVADGDTIYMYPMKSGANAVLAAGTMKKDIPGGGFSSKYIDASSIQVKAVYYNKGTSSSVDYSKGETNDDNTGGSGGSGGTSSGDTTTNKDLDVEFNYAKALQESLYFYDANMCGNLEGTCALSWRGNCHTYDKNVTYTKNGKTYNVDASGGFHDAGDHVKFGLPQGYAASMLGMSYYQFKDAFDELGQKEHLKKITDYFCDYFKRCTVYEGDQVIAFCYQVGDGNTDHGVWTAPETQTLNRPAFFADASNPATDEVSVAIAALALNYINFGNDEDLKTAKDLFTFVKNNNKACATDGASTFYASRSYGDDYAFAASTLAAATGDTSYNSIYNDYKDNSDNGVNQYWVLDWGNTGALACMLQKDTAKLKSITEVCTNKSKIDGVFNCVSDWGSCRYSAAEQFTGLVYDKLTGTTTYAKWATSQMNYMLGDNPNKRCYIVGYNENSSKYPHHRAASRSTDSKIINSDHYTLLGALVGGPGADGTYKDDQGDYFCNEVALDYNAGLVGAAAGLYLVHKNDETVYLSYAKKNTTNYSTKTASATELGAVGVKTYYGTNSGGDTEEEVKATAIKLDSLIVELTEGLDITIRATVTPKTAEQKVIWKSENEKVATVSETGKVTAVGAGETTVTATTTDGTNLTASCRVTVKAAPKAEFVTDQTALTCDPVIYGYEAGSTASFVLENEGNDTGFVTIALEKGTDSPFEISGDTSIKVAASDKTTVGIALKTGKDAGSYSDNLLIEADNGQSFQIPVSATVEKCPVTGITFPTAGMIVTGQTLSESKLSGGDETYGTFAWADAATKPERGTYQGQVVLTLRSDVKKNYAFDRITGYDAAAGTITQNVTVIVSRAGLPAITFPEASDLVYGQTLSDSVLTGGSEEYGTFAWSTPDVKMGEQEVANGTNQYEVVFTWSDASKKQYQIEDTDEDAVYKKMVSVKVQKAEQTAVPDSVALLARTKDTIRISGQAGVRYSVDGTTWKQAASNGETIEFTGLRSFTKYTVSGRYAETATAYAGKAVELLTVYTLVQDPYTIDIAKIADKEYQDALRTEDGRTTVDYTEPVLRLTEDGKDYVITGKNRELVIKAGGATKITLDQAEVGAIEITENAGGKTEIVRKGTITIAGNVETDGGLVINGDGTLMVSGKISATGDITIKGGKVSVDGGVLAGGTVLIRDTELVAGTDETGTAIKADTVRIEDSKVTVGANQDTKNPPIKSDNIILVGDNTVASSSGSKDIFSSKPKDENGDEIPDTILIEKITLNKTSVVLNIGDTERIAVAVVIPANATLKTFDWKSSNEKVASVSQTGEVKGVSAGTAVIMVTAKDGSGVTGSCTVTVKKKETVTPTPTPNPEKPTTEKPTIEKPTTEKPTTEEPKKTVKPAKVKIQAATKKIAPGKKLTLKATVTPKKATNKKVKWTIRKSDKKYASINSKGVLTVKKAAKGKTIKVTATAVGNSKVKATYTVKVMKKAVKKVTITSKKKTVKKVTIKKKQSVTLKANLTPTKGISKEVTWTSGNPKIAKVTAKGKVTGKKKGTVKITAKAKDGSGKKATITLKVK; encoded by the coding sequence ATGAGCAGACAAAGGGACAAATGGGTTACAAGGGTCATAGCATGGATGCTGTCATTTGCGATGACAGTAAGCCTTGTGGTGATTCCTTCGGACAGGACAGAGGCAGCGGAGGAGACGATTGCTCTGTCTTACAGTACGGGTCAGGTGACGGCAAGTGGAAATGTGGATAATCAGGTCAGCCTTGATCTTGGAAATGGCGGATACAGCGATCTGTCGGAGCTTAAGAGTGCGGGGCTTACCAAGCTTCGTGTCAGCTTCGAGGTATCATCAGCCAGCGGAACAGGAAATGTTGGCGGACAGGCGTTTGTAAACGCGAAAGGAACATGGAAGGGTGAATGGGTCAATGTGAATGCAGGCTCCGGCACTCAGACCGTAGAACTGGATCTGACACAGTTCTATAGCAAATCCGGTCAGTTATATAATTTTGGTTTTCAGTTTGAGAACGTAACAAGTATCACATACAAGATCACAGAGGCTGTACTGGTAAAATCCGGCAGCAGTTCAGGAAGTGAATCAGGTGGTGATTCCGGTTCTTCTGATTTTGGAACAGAGAGAGATTACTCATCAGGCGTAACAGCAACTGTGGCGAATCAGGGATCACCAAGTACTGACTGGTCAGGCTTTGAAATGACGATCAATAACAATACAGGGGTATCAATCTGCGACTGGATCGTAGTGCTGCAGGTACCATCCGGTACGGCTTCGGCATTTAAGTGTTGGAATGCAACCTTTGTGGCAGATGGTGATACGATCTATATGTATCCGATGAAGAGTGGTGCAAATGCAGTCCTTGCGGCAGGAACGATGAAGAAGGACATACCGGGTGGCGGTTTCTCGTCAAAATATATTGATGCATCCAGTATTCAGGTAAAAGCCGTTTATTATAACAAAGGAACCTCTTCTTCTGTGGATTATTCCAAGGGCGAGACAAATGATGATAATACAGGCGGCTCCGGTGGTTCCGGTGGAACCTCGTCCGGTGATACCACAACGAATAAAGATCTGGATGTAGAATTCAACTATGCAAAGGCATTGCAGGAAAGCCTGTATTTCTATGATGCAAATATGTGTGGCAATCTGGAAGGAACCTGCGCACTTTCCTGGCGTGGCAACTGCCATACTTACGATAAAAATGTAACATATACAAAGAACGGAAAGACCTACAATGTAGATGCTTCCGGCGGCTTCCATGATGCAGGCGATCATGTGAAATTCGGACTTCCACAGGGATATGCAGCATCCATGCTTGGAATGAGCTATTATCAGTTCAAGGATGCATTTGACGAGCTTGGTCAGAAGGAACATCTGAAGAAGATCACGGATTATTTCTGCGATTACTTTAAGCGGTGTACAGTGTACGAGGGAGATCAGGTTATCGCATTCTGTTATCAGGTAGGTGACGGCAATACAGATCATGGTGTATGGACAGCACCGGAAACTCAGACTTTAAATCGTCCGGCATTCTTTGCAGATGCGAGCAATCCGGCTACCGATGAAGTGAGTGTTGCGATCGCAGCACTGGCATTGAACTATATTAACTTTGGAAATGATGAGGATTTAAAGACAGCAAAGGATCTCTTTACATTTGTAAAGAATAATAATAAAGCATGTGCAACTGATGGGGCATCAACATTTTATGCATCAAGATCATATGGTGATGATTATGCATTTGCTGCAAGTACACTTGCAGCTGCTACAGGTGATACTTCTTATAATTCTATTTATAACGATTATAAAGATAATTCTGATAATGGCGTGAATCAGTATTGGGTATTGGACTGGGGAAATACCGGAGCACTGGCGTGTATGCTTCAGAAGGATACCGCAAAGCTCAAAAGCATTACAGAGGTCTGCACGAACAAGAGTAAGATCGATGGAGTATTTAACTGTGTCAGTGACTGGGGCTCCTGCAGATACAGTGCAGCAGAACAGTTTACCGGTCTTGTGTATGATAAGCTGACAGGAACAACGACTTACGCCAAATGGGCAACCAGTCAGATGAACTATATGTTAGGCGATAACCCGAATAAACGATGCTATATCGTAGGCTATAATGAGAACTCCAGTAAATATCCGCATCACAGAGCGGCATCCAGATCGACAGATTCAAAGATCATAAACAGTGATCATTATACGTTGCTTGGAGCATTGGTAGGCGGACCCGGGGCGGATGGAACTTATAAGGATGATCAGGGAGATTATTTCTGTAATGAAGTAGCACTTGATTATAATGCCGGACTGGTTGGTGCGGCAGCCGGACTTTATCTGGTACATAAGAATGATGAGACTGTATATTTATCCTATGCTAAGAAGAATACAACGAATTACAGTACAAAGACAGCATCTGCTACAGAGCTTGGTGCTGTAGGCGTGAAGACTTATTACGGAACCAATTCCGGTGGTGATACAGAGGAAGAAGTAAAGGCAACAGCCATCAAACTGGATAGCCTGATCGTTGAATTAACAGAAGGACTCGACATTACGATCCGCGCAACGGTTACTCCGAAGACTGCGGAACAGAAGGTGATATGGAAATCTGAAAACGAGAAGGTAGCGACCGTTTCGGAAACAGGAAAAGTAACTGCGGTCGGAGCAGGTGAGACAACTGTGACAGCTACAACGACAGATGGAACAAATCTCACAGCAAGCTGCAGGGTGACAGTAAAGGCAGCACCAAAGGCAGAATTTGTTACAGATCAGACAGCTTTAACCTGTGATCCTGTTATTTATGGATATGAAGCAGGATCGACAGCATCATTTGTATTAGAGAATGAGGGAAATGATACAGGATTTGTAACGATAGCGTTAGAAAAAGGCACAGACAGCCCATTTGAAATATCCGGCGATACATCGATAAAGGTTGCAGCGTCAGATAAGACAACAGTGGGTATCGCATTAAAGACAGGTAAGGATGCAGGTTCTTACAGTGACAATCTGTTGATAGAGGCAGATAATGGACAGTCCTTTCAGATCCCGGTATCTGCAACGGTTGAGAAATGTCCGGTAACGGGTATTACATTCCCGACAGCAGGAATGATCGTAACCGGTCAGACACTTTCTGAGTCGAAGTTATCTGGTGGAGATGAGACCTATGGAACATTTGCATGGGCAGATGCAGCAACGAAACCGGAACGAGGAACGTATCAGGGACAGGTGGTGTTGACCCTTCGTTCCGATGTGAAGAAGAATTATGCATTTGACCGGATTACAGGGTATGATGCGGCAGCAGGCACGATCACACAGAATGTGACCGTAATAGTCAGCAGAGCAGGACTTCCGGCTATCACGTTCCCGGAGGCTTCTGATCTGGTATATGGACAGACACTTTCAGATTCTGTGCTGACAGGTGGTTCTGAAGAGTACGGAACATTTGCGTGGAGCACCCCGGATGTGAAGATGGGTGAACAGGAAGTAGCAAATGGAACCAATCAGTATGAAGTTGTATTTACATGGAGTGATGCAAGCAAGAAGCAGTATCAGATCGAGGATACAGATGAGGATGCTGTATATAAGAAAATGGTTTCTGTAAAGGTACAGAAGGCAGAACAGACAGCGGTTCCGGATAGTGTGGCACTTCTTGCAAGAACAAAGGATACGATCCGGATCTCCGGTCAGGCTGGCGTCCGGTATTCAGTGGATGGAACAACGTGGAAGCAGGCAGCTTCAAATGGCGAAACAATTGAATTTACAGGTTTGCGAAGCTTTACAAAGTATACGGTTTCAGGCAGATATGCAGAAACTGCAACTGCATATGCAGGAAAAGCAGTGGAATTGCTTACGGTATATACACTTGTTCAGGATCCGTATACGATCGATATAGCAAAGATTGCGGACAAAGAATATCAGGATGCATTACGGACAGAGGATGGAAGAACAACTGTCGATTATACAGAACCGGTTCTTAGACTTACAGAGGATGGCAAAGACTATGTGATCACAGGAAAGAATAGGGAGCTTGTTATTAAGGCAGGTGGAGCAACAAAGATCACATTGGATCAGGCGGAGGTCGGAGCTATTGAGATCACCGAAAATGCTGGTGGTAAGACCGAGATCGTGAGAAAAGGAACGATAACGATCGCAGGTAATGTCGAGACAGACGGCGGACTTGTGATCAATGGTGACGGAACGCTTATGGTTTCCGGTAAGATATCTGCGACCGGTGACATAACGATCAAAGGCGGAAAGGTATCGGTTGATGGAGGAGTCTTAGCAGGCGGCACAGTTCTGATCCGGGATACAGAGCTTGTCGCAGGTACAGATGAGACAGGAACGGCGATCAAAGCAGATACTGTACGGATCGAGGATTCCAAGGTAACGGTCGGAGCGAATCAGGATACGAAGAATCCACCGATCAAATCAGACAATATTATTCTGGTTGGAGACAATACAGTAGCATCCTCTTCAGGTTCAAAGGATATCTTTTCGTCGAAACCAAAGGATGAAAATGGAGATGAGATCCCGGATACGATCCTGATCGAGAAAATCACGTTAAACAAGACCAGCGTGGTATTAAATATTGGTGATACAGAACGGATCGCAGTAGCGGTCGTTATACCGGCAAATGCAACACTGAAGACATTTGACTGGAAGAGCAGCAACGAGAAAGTGGCAAGTGTATCACAGACCGGTGAAGTGAAGGGAGTAAGTGCCGGAACTGCAGTTATTATGGTAACAGCGAAGGACGGAAGTGGTGTTACAGGCTCCTGCACCGTTACGGTAAAGAAGAAAGAAACTGTAACACCGACACCAACACCGAATCCGGAAAAGCCGACGACCGAGAAACCTACGATCGAAAAGCCGACGACCGAGAAACCAACAACCGAAGAACCAAAGAAGACGGTCAAACCGGCAAAGGTCAAGATCCAGGCAGCAACCAAAAAGATCGCTCCGGGCAAGAAACTGACCTTAAAGGCAACGGTTACACCTAAGAAAGCAACAAATAAGAAAGTAAAATGGACGATCCGTAAATCGGATAAGAAGTATGCTTCTATCAACAGCAAGGGTGTTCTGACAGTTAAGAAAGCTGCCAAGGGTAAGACGATCAAGGTAACCGCAACAGCAGTCGGTAACAGTAAGGTGAAAGCAACTTATACTGTTAAAGTCATGAAAAAGGCAGTTAAGAAGGTTACGATCACATCAAAGAAAAAGACTGTGAAGAAAGTAACGATCAAGAAGAAACAGTCCGTAACCTTAAAAGCAAATCTGACTCCGACAAAGGGAATCAGTAAAGAGGTGACCTGGACCTCCGGTAATCCGAAGATTGCAAAGGTAACAGCCAAGGGTAAGGTAACCGGAAAGAAGAAGGGAACGGTTAAGATCACGGCAAAAGCAAAGGACGGAAGCGGTAAGAAAGCAACCATTACCCTTAAAGTAAAATAA
- the dusB gene encoding tRNA dihydrouridine synthase DusB: MDFTNKLVLAPMAGVCDQPFRLLAKEQGCDILYTEMISAKGLYYDNKNTVPLLAVSPEEDPIGVQLFGSDPELLAEMAKKIEDRGFAFVDVNMGCPVPKIVNNGEGSALMKNPLLIGKIVSAMTKACKLPVTIKIRSGFDSEHINAPEVAHIAEESGVAAVAVHGRTREQYYHGHADWGVIADVKAAVNIPVIGNGDILTPEDVIRMKEQTNCDAFMIGRGARGNPWIFHELKTYFETGEIPPRPDKQQVKETMLRHARLMIDFKGEFTGIHEMRKHVAWYSAGMYDSSRLRNLINQVESYDEMVELLDAWTDGMLL, from the coding sequence ATGGATTTTACGAATAAACTTGTTTTGGCGCCAATGGCTGGGGTATGTGACCAGCCATTTCGTTTGTTGGCAAAGGAACAGGGCTGCGATATTTTATATACGGAAATGATCAGTGCAAAGGGCTTGTACTATGATAATAAGAACACAGTTCCGCTGCTTGCGGTTTCGCCGGAAGAAGATCCGATCGGTGTGCAGTTATTTGGGTCAGACCCGGAGCTGCTTGCAGAGATGGCGAAGAAGATCGAAGATCGTGGATTTGCATTTGTCGATGTGAATATGGGTTGTCCGGTTCCGAAGATTGTGAATAACGGCGAGGGATCTGCGCTGATGAAGAATCCGCTGTTAATAGGAAAGATCGTGTCGGCAATGACAAAAGCATGTAAGCTTCCGGTTACCATTAAGATCCGAAGCGGCTTTGACAGTGAGCATATCAATGCACCCGAGGTTGCACATATAGCGGAGGAAAGCGGTGTGGCTGCCGTGGCTGTACATGGCAGGACCAGAGAGCAATATTATCATGGCCATGCGGACTGGGGAGTGATCGCAGACGTGAAAGCGGCAGTGAATATCCCTGTGATCGGAAATGGGGATATCCTGACACCCGAGGATGTGATTCGGATGAAAGAACAGACGAACTGTGATGCTTTTATGATAGGAAGAGGTGCACGAGGCAATCCATGGATCTTCCATGAATTAAAGACATACTTTGAGACAGGAGAGATTCCGCCAAGACCGGATAAGCAGCAGGTGAAGGAAACAATGCTCCGTCATGCCAGGCTGATGATCGATTTTAAAGGAGAGTTTACAGGGATTCATGAGATGCGGAAGCATGTTGCCTGGTATTCGGCAGGTATGTATGATTCTTCCAGACTCCGGAATCTGATCAATCAGGTAGAGAGCTATGATGAGATGGTGGAGCTGCTTGATGCATGGACGGATGGAATGCTGCTTTAA
- a CDS encoding type III pantothenate kinase — translation MLFAIDVGNTNITMGLFDGKKLEKTFRMTTGISRTSDEFGVFLGELLRMRNLPLDVIDEVIIASVVPNVMHSLTNGIRKYFKLDPLIVEPGVKTGINIAIPNPRQLGADRIVDAVAAYHMYGGPVLVIDFGTATTYDLVNGDGSFIAGVTSPGIRLGANALWSGTAKLPEIEIKVPDTILCKDTISSMQAGVCLGYIGQTEYIVKRMRKESGFDNMKVVATGGLGKMIYENTDCIDTYDPDLTLYGLRIIMDKQKQA, via the coding sequence ATGCTATTTGCAATTGATGTAGGAAATACGAATATCACGATGGGATTGTTTGACGGGAAAAAGTTAGAGAAGACATTCCGTATGACGACAGGAATATCGAGAACTTCAGACGAATTTGGTGTGTTTTTGGGAGAGTTGCTCAGAATGAGAAATCTTCCGTTAGATGTGATCGATGAAGTTATCATTGCATCTGTAGTGCCGAATGTGATGCATTCCTTGACAAACGGAATAAGGAAATATTTCAAACTTGATCCTCTGATCGTAGAGCCGGGAGTAAAGACAGGTATTAATATTGCAATTCCAAATCCAAGGCAGCTCGGGGCAGACCGTATTGTAGATGCGGTAGCCGCGTATCATATGTATGGCGGGCCTGTGTTGGTGATCGATTTTGGAACAGCAACCACATATGATCTGGTAAATGGAGATGGTTCATTTATAGCAGGAGTAACATCGCCGGGTATCCGTCTGGGTGCAAATGCATTATGGAGCGGAACTGCGAAGCTGCCGGAAATCGAGATCAAAGTGCCGGATACGATACTCTGTAAGGATACGATCTCCAGTATGCAGGCAGGTGTATGCCTTGGGTATATCGGACAGACCGAATACATTGTAAAACGTATGCGGAAGGAATCCGGTTTTGATAATATGAAGGTTGTTGCGACCGGTGGACTCGGTAAGATGATCTATGAGAATACCGATTGCATCGATACTTATGATCCGGATCTGACCTTATATGGATTACGAATTATTATGGATAAACAAAAACAGGCATAG
- a CDS encoding 3D domain-containing protein, producing the protein MKKFSSSSQMFSENIKKYLMRAGIVVVSTSLGVASFVTLASDESRVHSKAKLVAVSQLESTAIEDTKVEYSKIEYTDLQKSINDADMLAKVEKTSKETEAVALAAKEDKVDLLTVEDRTEATAEEPTEVTTEATTAEATTTETTTEEPASSSEEMALAKKSKKAKKTTESVGDEKQQRGIEATEATEEATAGAIYVEDDSYQPGTYLGTFTTTAYCGCSYCCGKSDGITASGTYATEGRTIAAPSNFAFGTELIIDGHTYVVEDRGGAIRGNRIDIFFSSHQAALNYGRRTVDVYVK; encoded by the coding sequence ATGAAGAAATTTTCAAGCTCCAGCCAGATGTTTTCAGAAAATATTAAGAAATATCTGATGAGAGCAGGTATTGTTGTAGTATCCACTTCCCTCGGAGTTGCATCATTTGTCACTCTGGCTTCGGATGAATCACGAGTTCATTCAAAAGCAAAGCTGGTAGCTGTTTCACAGCTTGAATCTACAGCAATCGAAGATACGAAGGTTGAATATTCTAAGATAGAATACACAGATTTACAGAAGTCCATCAATGATGCCGATATGTTGGCAAAGGTTGAGAAGACAAGTAAAGAGACAGAAGCCGTTGCTCTTGCAGCAAAGGAAGATAAAGTTGATCTTCTTACAGTTGAAGACAGAACAGAAGCAACTGCTGAGGAACCAACAGAAGTTACAACTGAGGCAACAACCGCTGAGGCAACAACGACAGAAACGACTACAGAGGAGCCGGCATCTTCATCAGAAGAGATGGCACTCGCAAAGAAGAGCAAGAAAGCAAAGAAGACAACAGAGAGCGTAGGCGATGAGAAGCAGCAGCGTGGTATCGAAGCTACAGAAGCTACGGAAGAAGCTACAGCTGGTGCAATCTATGTAGAAGATGACAGCTATCAGCCGGGAACTTATCTTGGTACATTCACAACAACAGCTTACTGCGGATGTTCATACTGTTGTGGTAAGTCCGATGGAATTACAGCCAGCGGTACATATGCTACAGAAGGAAGAACAATTGCGGCACCAAGTAATTTTGCGTTTGGTACAGAACTTATCATTGATGGTCACACATATGTCGTAGAGGACAGAGGTGGTGCAATTCGTGGTAACAGAATCGATATTTTCTTCTCAAGCCATCAGGCAGCTTTAAACTACGGAAGAAGAACTGTTGACGTATATGTCAAATAA